One segment of Tamlana crocina DNA contains the following:
- a CDS encoding sensor histidine kinase: MSNSSKQDNFIRFNFDVSAYRLLGRELITDRITALFEIVKNSYDANSDNVTISFINTTSKSNNSKIIIKDDGLGMTLNDLKNRWMVIGTSSKRRERTSPEPYNRKVVGKKGIGRFAVDLLGSKLTLKTKQKGSKNWTVLETDWSVYQTLEQQQLTLPFEEDKEFFTDIKNRYWFEEGDENTQGTILEIEKVNNDWTEYDIIRVTKELAKLVSPNAKLTQYPFNIKINSPFKDYDNLNVKPLSIVNYATKSIKLSYNKKQETQEIAIHDKGEIIIKSVPKRRFGFVDFTLYYFDQSAKRKLVKQYQNLDTDGIKVYRDGIITTPFAEHEANQNKQKDILGIDKRRYSGFFDKISSRDLLGYLEISDENNPNIIETTNRQDFIDNIEYSELKLFIIEQIEQIEKCLKYERDHVRETTKSDLTNANTGLKSIKKNLSQIKKSASPEVKKQLKDVEADLSKLQGTVNKSIKDYAKLEQDSKQKESLFFSLVSLQTYASMFSHMTKHTIGHIIRDAEYFKNHFPNERLTDRFRSISTRIFDEMNTLRQGIDFMLKYAQSDDDIEDINLNDLLSNLFNNIYLDVFKRENIETQVEIAKNLELHYNKKALEDVFDNLISNSIKALKGRSNKKIKCSGIVSNDKLTLYFSDNGIGILEEDKYRIFDIFFTRTAEDGGAGIGLYMVKTRIEAMNGTIEVVENELKPTGATFKIVLPFEK; the protein is encoded by the coding sequence ATGAGCAACAGCAGTAAGCAAGATAACTTCATAAGATTTAATTTTGACGTTAGTGCCTATCGATTGCTTGGTAGAGAATTAATTACGGACAGAATAACTGCATTGTTTGAGATTGTAAAAAACTCTTACGATGCTAATTCTGATAATGTTACAATTAGTTTCATAAATACAACTTCAAAATCTAACAACTCAAAAATAATTATTAAGGATGATGGTTTAGGAATGACGTTGAACGACTTAAAAAATCGTTGGATGGTCATCGGCACAAGTAGTAAAAGAAGAGAAAGAACTTCTCCAGAGCCTTATAATAGAAAAGTTGTAGGAAAAAAAGGAATAGGTCGATTTGCAGTTGATTTATTAGGTTCTAAATTAACCCTAAAGACAAAACAAAAAGGCAGTAAAAATTGGACAGTTTTAGAAACTGATTGGTCAGTTTATCAAACGTTAGAACAACAACAATTAACCTTGCCTTTTGAAGAAGATAAAGAGTTTTTTACTGATATTAAAAATAGATATTGGTTTGAAGAAGGAGACGAAAATACTCAAGGCACAATTTTAGAAATTGAAAAGGTTAATAATGATTGGACTGAATACGATATTATCCGAGTTACAAAGGAACTTGCGAAGTTAGTTTCTCCTAATGCTAAATTAACACAATATCCTTTTAATATAAAAATCAACTCTCCGTTTAAAGATTATGACAATTTAAATGTTAAGCCTTTATCAATTGTAAATTATGCTACAAAATCAATAAAACTATCTTATAATAAAAAGCAAGAAACTCAAGAAATAGCAATTCACGACAAAGGAGAAATTATAATTAAGTCTGTACCTAAAAGAAGATTTGGATTTGTTGACTTCACATTATATTATTTCGACCAATCGGCAAAGCGAAAACTTGTAAAACAATATCAAAACTTGGATACTGATGGTATTAAAGTTTATAGAGATGGAATTATAACAACTCCTTTTGCAGAACACGAGGCAAATCAAAATAAACAAAAAGATATTTTAGGAATTGATAAGCGTAGATATTCAGGTTTTTTCGATAAGATCAGTAGTAGGGATTTGTTGGGTTATTTAGAAATTTCTGATGAAAATAATCCTAATATTATAGAGACAACAAATAGACAGGATTTTATAGATAATATTGAGTATAGTGAACTTAAACTTTTTATTATCGAGCAAATTGAGCAAATTGAAAAGTGCTTAAAATACGAGAGAGACCACGTAAGAGAGACCACAAAATCAGATTTAACAAATGCTAATACTGGGTTAAAGTCTATTAAAAAGAATTTATCACAGATTAAAAAGAGTGCTTCTCCAGAGGTGAAAAAGCAATTAAAAGATGTAGAGGCTGATTTAAGTAAATTACAAGGCACAGTAAATAAGAGCATAAAAGATTACGCTAAGTTAGAGCAAGACTCTAAGCAAAAAGAAAGTTTGTTTTTTAGTTTAGTATCGTTGCAGACTTACGCTTCAATGTTTTCTCATATGACTAAACACACTATTGGACATATAATAAGAGATGCAGAATACTTTAAAAATCATTTTCCTAATGAGAGGTTAACGGATAGGTTTAGGTCTATTTCAACAAGGATTTTTGACGAAATGAATACATTAAGACAAGGCATAGATTTTATGTTGAAGTATGCCCAATCTGATGATGATATTGAAGATATTAATCTTAATGATTTGTTGAGCAACTTGTTTAACAATATCTATTTAGATGTTTTTAAAAGAGAGAATATTGAAACTCAAGTTGAGATTGCTAAAAATTTAGAATTACATTATAATAAAAAGGCTTTGGAAGATGTCTTTGATAATTTAATATCAAATTCAATAAAAGCACTAAAAGGGAGGTCAAATAAAAAGATTAAATGTAGTGGGATTGTTAGTAACGATAAATTAACGCTTTATTTTTCTGATAATGGTATAGGAATACTGGAAGAAGATAAGTATCGTATTTTTGATATTTTCTTTACACGAACAGCAGAAGATGGAGGGGCAGGAATAGGACTTTATATGGTTAAAACAAGGATTGAGGCTATGAATGGAACAATTGAAGTTGTAGAAAATGAACTAAAACCAACTGGTGCTACATTTAAGATAGTTTTACCTTTTGAAAAATAA
- a CDS encoding response regulator, with translation MDISIVVIDDNQKMQDDSLIWSLEDRFGEDKVHFFLTPTEGLNFIKDNLKKNLIILLDINFPENQIDGHKALEEITNISKLIPVVLWSAVDENKEKFSDFINNHAFGFINKTATIEEAMTIIDKAERFLEFNIDNVIEDWIIDKDEDKDKPVYLTSDGASYSLNDILNEIRQQSEIGKEFTRKFNELTIDLILRNKENLND, from the coding sequence ATGGATATTAGTATAGTAGTTATTGATGATAACCAAAAGATGCAAGATGACTCTCTTATATGGTCTCTTGAAGATAGATTTGGAGAAGATAAGGTTCACTTTTTTTTAACACCAACAGAGGGGCTAAATTTTATTAAGGACAATCTAAAAAAGAACCTAATTATATTATTAGATATAAATTTCCCTGAAAACCAAATAGATGGGCATAAGGCTTTAGAAGAAATTACAAATATATCTAAACTTATACCTGTTGTGCTTTGGAGTGCAGTTGATGAAAATAAAGAAAAATTCTCTGATTTTATAAATAACCACGCTTTTGGGTTCATTAATAAAACTGCTACTATTGAAGAAGCAATGACTATTATTGATAAGGCAGAACGATTTTTGGAATTTAATATAGATAATGTAATTGAGGATTGGATTATTGATAAGGATGAGGATAAAGATAAGCCTGTGTATTTGACTTCTGACGGAGCATCATATTCTCTTAATGATATACTGAACGAAATTAGGCAACAAAGCGAAATAGGTAAGGAATTTACAAGAAAATTTAATGAATTAACTATTGACCTAATTTTAAGAAATAAAGAGAATTTGAATGACTAA